Proteins from a genomic interval of Odocoileus virginianus isolate 20LAN1187 ecotype Illinois unplaced genomic scaffold, Ovbor_1.2 Unplaced_Contig_20, whole genome shotgun sequence:
- the LOC110123030 gene encoding E3 ubiquitin-protein ligase TRIM34-like yields the protein MASEKLVNLQEEVTCPICLELLTEPLTLDCGHSFCQICLTANSKKSVAGQEEERKCPVCRISYESGKLRPNWHLANIVQRVREVKLSLEDQEKHLCVHHGEKLLLFCEEDGKVICWLCERTKKHRGHSTFLIEEVAQDYQNKLQAALKRLKQEQQEAKALESDFREEIAAWKNQTQHERQNVEAEFKKLRAILDSEERKELQKLKAEQTAILCTMANSENELVQQSQLVRNLISDIEHRLQGSTVQMLQDVNDILKRSKTLTLEKPKPVPKEQRSVFRAPDLRDILRVFNELRHVQRYWVHMTLSRTTGNRNIAISADGRQVTYVFKGQGQNPCWKEVYEDYGVLGYPVITSGRHYWEVDVSKKRAWILGLYGEKHAQCNTKLPLKADGNHQNVYPRYQPKNGYWVIGLNHDSVYNAFDESSSSDPMILTLSISVPPRHIGIFLDYNAGTLLFLNVTNHGFLIYEFSSCSFSKKTFPYFNPLTCKVPMNLCSPSS from the exons ATGGCTTCAGAAAAATTGGTGAATTTACAGGAGGAGGTGACCTGCCCCATTTGCCTGGAGCTTCTAACAGAACCCCTGACCCTTGACTGTGGCCACAGTTTCTGCCAAATCTGTCTCACTGCAAACAGCAAGAAGTCAGTGGCTGGccaagaggaggagagaaagtgcCCTGTGTGCAGAATCAGTTATGAATCTGGGAAACTGCGGCCTAATTGGCACCTGGCCAACATAGTGCAGAGGGTCAGGGAGGTCAAACTGAGCCTGGAGGATCAAGAGAAACATCTCTGTGTGCACCATGGAGAGAAACTCCTGCTCTTCTGTGAGGAGGACGGGAAGGTCATTTGCTGGCTCTGTGAACGGACAAAGAAGCACCGTGGTCACTCTACATTTCTCATAGAGGAGGTTGCCCAGGATTACCAG AACAAACTCCAGGCAGCTCTGAAGAGGCTGAAGCAGGAGCAGCAGGAAGCTAAGGCATTGGAATCTGACTTCAGAGAAGAGATTGCTGCCTGGAAG AATCAAACACAACATGAGAGACAAAATGTCGAGGCAGAGTTTAAAAAACTGAGAGCAATCCTGGAcagtgaggagaggaaggaacTACAAAAGCTGAAGGCTGAGCAGACAGCTATTCTGTGTACCATGGCAAACTCTGAGAATGAGCTGGTCCAGCAGAGCCAGTTGGTGAGAAATCTCATCTCAGATATAGAGCATCGTTTGCAGGGGTCAACAGTGCAAATGCTACAG GATGTAAATGACATCTTGAAAAG GAGTAAGACTTTGACTCTGGAGAAGCCAAAACCAGTTCCCAAAGAACAGAGAAGTGTGTTTCGAGCTCCTGATCTGAGAGACATACTGCGAGTGTTTAATG agcTGAGACATGTGCAACGCTACTGGG TTCACATGACCCTGAGTCGTACAACAGGTAATCGAAATATTGCCATTTCTGCTGATGGAAGACAAGTGACATATGTGTTCAAAGGCCAAGGACAAAATCCATGTTGGAAAGAAGTTTATGAAGACTATGGTGTCCTGGGATACCCAGTTATCACATCAGGGAGACATTACTGGGAGGTAGATGTGTCAAAAAAACGTGCCTGGATCCTGGGGTTATATGGTGAAAAACACGCTCAATGTAACACAAAGTTACCGCTTAAAGCTGATGGAAATCATCAAAATGTTTACCCGAGATACCAACCTAAAAATGGCTACTGGGTCATAGGGTTAAATCATGATTCTGTATATAATGCTTTTGATGAGTCTTCCTCctcagatcccatgatcttaacCCTCTCCATAAGTGTTCCTCCTCGTCATATTGGGATTTTCCTAGACTATAATGCTGGCACTCTCTTATTTCTCAATGTCACAAACCATGGGTTTCTCATCTATGAATTCTCTTCATGTTCCTTTTCTAAAAAAACATTTCCATATTTCAATCCTTTGACCTGTAAAGTCCCCATGAATCTGTGCTCACCAAGCTCTTGA